One stretch of Commensalibacter melissae DNA includes these proteins:
- a CDS encoding Hint domain-containing protein, whose amino-acid sequence MQPTRVQDAATLRSGEDSVPVSDDSSVTSSLISSSSFDHTSTFAMLQPIPGATSNSIEYDPSQAHPEWGSGYEPDPNGFNDNTFAFNFTSLTFSMTDPTDMMSTIAAAAGQGWDLFANALDPDSSRIVINDPGQGNDLLIGDGLQLVVGATLRDLLKKNGVDITNPIVRKLIKEQDWGQKFLSQIDNLISAQNGPGHMIIWNKTGVMVSAGDNKATMEVRAGNKLYVGDTNSSGYDAFGTGNLQLGYNEKSATGSASLILDEGSYLSVNGFLGGAADKSYAGQSIGSGMENQRTGAVSTQNHVKMDVDGNWGLVGDIRPDKPANWTRVGNNNKINVGGTLGVYMLASMTIGSDTEISVGSNGWAHTGSGVFVGSGGYMSTGLGNRFTIAGGMGAGYMDLSASGKAAQLIIGDDNVIHLTNRNAGIFAAEAGASVTVGDNLTLTGAEISVGYGQNSMDRIIDEDSKYRTAYMSIGNDANISLGYENLYPMANAPSFAEDGVIRLDASNSLLQFGTGLALEANIISLGHYLKDTSNSNFIDSDGNALAEFKVGSNNSVVIGSGANISLGSGIVINENQGYVDLQGGVLNAGYIRMGRYYIENLEVPINGSSYIYQNNSSASIHIGDGYQVSLTQDITIDGSFDRLNIGDNVGIQGNGMYLGDFRGIGSETNHPTSRSLISAGNLTSMIISGDINLNGNANSVMLGSQSLLETTDGNLNIDGINQLLTIGNGGILSAAKTLLQNGSKSIISVGNEGRIVASAIQLIGNGETFTIGDNAGISADRIIIGYRGGSLTIGKNVDFDVHNFDVNVSRTVTLGDGATGYIGDTTTVDKTVFNTGNANNLEFGNISLGDNNKFNVSGSIKGAGISLGSNTSFTAATNASVNFGSGNITLSNKNNSFKLNDNVTFTAGTVTADLNTNNFILGSNDFYDLRGWNLSNTSGSAKTFTVGNGATGNFGNVNLLGENVTFNTGNANNLEFGNISLGDNNKFNVSGSIKGAGISLGSNTSFTAATNASVNFGSGNVMLSGTGNNFILNNNVAFTAGTVTADLNTNDFTLGSNDIYDVKGWNLSNSSSLAKNFSIKDGAAGNFGDVNLSGNITFNTGNMSNLTFGNVTLSGAGNNFILNSNVAFTAGTVTADLNMNDFILGSNDIYDVKGWNLSNSSSLAKTFAVADGATGNFGDVNLTGNIAFNTGNMSNLTFGNVTLSGTGNNFILNNNVAFTAGTVAADLNANNFTLGLNDIYDVKGWNLSNSSSLAKTFAVADGATGNFGDVNLTGMVNFSTGLANNLILDTVMLNKNASINLDGTYVTVHNLDMSNGGVANLNYNSAESNVVSLSNVILSGNGRIKIAQNSEVDIGSLTMDGVNPGVIELDNDAVLNIRSINATNVGTDMPTIIIHNGARVIVNGQQITRSSSSNDLIADFNNEANGVYEYHGSIEDVDGHLVIKNFKLDDHLLFENDTGSSDVNTFYTCYKDGILSIIHNDGKTSKTIASFRYDAGDSNQALPNVNIVRGSDGNSYFDITKCFLLGTNILTSKGEKPVESLSVGDEVVAICNNGRINRKIVWIGKTDISVDQGKNKNDLYPVCIKAHAFGLNKPHRDLYLTPEHTVYIDGGLIPVRMLVNGRSIVIDKSRDKFQIYHVETEQHSILLSENLMTESYLNTDDKYLFDNDIVNFGLEFNEHAGHKSWENDAAAPLTVSRSKVEPIWNRLDRRATQLGYKPIIKRAITRNPGLCLITDKGKKIKPVHFKDNIYSFFIPDGTYVVAMNSKTSLPSDVIGPFIDDRRTLGVLVSKISVISNRTLIMFPTDISELSGWHSIEPDRTDRWTMGLAQLPIEITRFGTGKKLIRVELTDTASYFVEDDINEMMKLA is encoded by the coding sequence ATGCAGCCTACACGTGTACAAGATGCAGCCACATTGAGAAGTGGTGAAGATTCAGTTCCCGTATCTGACGATTCTTCAGTAACTTCCTCCTTAATTTCTTCCTCAAGTTTTGATCATACGTCAACGTTTGCCATGCTTCAGCCAATTCCCGGTGCTACAAGCAACTCTATTGAATATGATCCATCTCAGGCGCATCCTGAATGGGGATCGGGTTATGAACCTGATCCTAATGGGTTTAATGATAATACATTTGCCTTTAATTTTACATCTTTGACATTTTCCATGACAGATCCTACCGACATGATGAGCACGATTGCAGCGGCGGCTGGACAAGGCTGGGATTTGTTTGCAAACGCACTTGATCCTGATTCCTCCAGGATTGTTATCAATGATCCGGGTCAAGGTAATGACCTGTTGATAGGTGATGGATTGCAACTTGTTGTTGGAGCCACGCTTAGGGATCTATTAAAAAAGAATGGGGTTGATATCACTAATCCCATCGTTAGAAAACTTATAAAAGAACAGGATTGGGGGCAAAAATTTCTAAGCCAGATTGATAATTTGATCAGTGCCCAGAATGGTCCAGGACACATGATTATCTGGAATAAAACCGGCGTTATGGTTAGTGCGGGTGACAACAAGGCAACCATGGAAGTGAGGGCTGGCAACAAACTTTATGTGGGAGACACAAACAGTTCAGGATATGATGCCTTTGGAACGGGAAATTTACAGTTAGGTTATAATGAAAAAAGTGCAACGGGTTCCGCATCGCTGATCCTAGATGAAGGGTCATATCTAAGTGTTAATGGATTTTTGGGTGGAGCGGCGGATAAATCCTATGCAGGTCAATCCATTGGTTCAGGTATGGAAAATCAAAGAACAGGTGCTGTTTCAACCCAAAATCATGTAAAAATGGATGTTGATGGAAATTGGGGGCTTGTTGGTGATATTCGACCCGATAAACCAGCCAATTGGACACGTGTAGGCAATAATAACAAGATTAATGTCGGAGGTACATTGGGGGTTTATATGTTGGCCTCCATGACAATTGGAAGTGATACAGAGATAAGTGTTGGATCCAATGGTTGGGCCCATACAGGAAGTGGTGTGTTTGTCGGTTCAGGTGGGTATATGTCCACTGGCTTGGGAAACAGGTTTACCATTGCTGGTGGTATGGGTGCCGGTTATATGGATCTGTCCGCTTCGGGGAAGGCGGCGCAGCTGATAATTGGTGATGATAATGTCATTCATCTTACCAACAGAAATGCCGGCATATTTGCAGCTGAGGCAGGGGCATCCGTTACAGTGGGGGATAATTTGACCTTAACAGGGGCTGAAATATCAGTCGGTTATGGTCAAAATAGTATGGACCGAATTATTGATGAGGATTCCAAGTACCGTACTGCCTATATGTCTATCGGTAACGATGCCAATATTTCTCTAGGTTATGAAAATTTGTATCCGATGGCCAATGCTCCATCCTTTGCAGAGGATGGTGTGATAAGATTAGATGCCAGTAATTCACTTTTACAGTTTGGAACAGGACTTGCGCTTGAAGCGAATATAATTTCCCTGGGACATTATTTAAAAGATACTTCCAATTCAAATTTTATAGACAGTGATGGTAATGCCCTGGCTGAATTCAAGGTCGGTTCAAATAATAGCGTTGTCATTGGCTCAGGGGCAAATATCAGTTTGGGTTCTGGTATTGTTATTAATGAAAACCAGGGATATGTTGATTTGCAGGGAGGTGTTCTGAATGCTGGGTACATTCGTATGGGTCGCTATTATATTGAAAATCTGGAAGTTCCCATAAACGGATCCAGTTATATATACCAGAATAATTCAAGTGCGTCGATTCATATTGGGGACGGTTATCAAGTCAGCTTGACCCAAGATATTACCATTGATGGTAGCTTTGATCGGTTAAATATTGGTGATAATGTCGGCATTCAAGGAAACGGGATGTATCTTGGTGATTTTAGAGGGATTGGTTCAGAAACCAATCATCCTACATCAAGATCATTGATTTCTGCCGGCAATCTAACCTCAATGATAATAAGTGGTGACATCAATCTGAATGGTAATGCAAATTCAGTGATGTTGGGGAGCCAATCTTTATTGGAAACCACTGACGGCAATTTAAATATAGATGGAATAAACCAGCTGTTGACTATAGGAAATGGGGGGATTTTATCCGCTGCAAAAACGCTGCTTCAGAATGGTAGTAAAAGCATTATTTCTGTTGGCAATGAAGGTAGGATTGTCGCGAGTGCTATCCAGCTAATAGGTAATGGTGAAACGTTCACTATCGGTGATAATGCTGGTATTTCTGCAGACCGAATTATTATCGGTTATCGTGGGGGTTCTTTAACGATAGGAAAAAATGTTGATTTTGATGTTCATAATTTTGATGTTAATGTATCCCGAACGGTAACATTAGGGGATGGAGCTACAGGATATATAGGTGATACAACCACGGTAGATAAAACGGTTTTCAATACGGGTAATGCGAATAATCTTGAGTTTGGCAATATATCCCTTGGCGATAATAACAAATTTAATGTTTCAGGATCAATCAAGGGAGCTGGTATAAGCCTGGGTAGCAATACATCATTTACAGCTGCAACAAATGCATCGGTTAATTTTGGTAGTGGTAATATCACGTTATCGAATAAAAATAATAGTTTTAAATTAAATGATAATGTTACTTTTACGGCCGGGACGGTTACTGCTGATTTGAATACGAACAATTTTATTCTAGGCTCGAATGATTTTTATGATCTAAGAGGTTGGAATTTATCAAATACGTCAGGCTCTGCCAAAACATTCACTGTCGGGAATGGAGCTACCGGTAATTTTGGTAATGTAAATTTATTGGGTGAAAATGTCACCTTCAATACGGGTAATGCGAATAATCTTGAGTTTGGCAATATATCCCTTGGCGATAATAACAAATTTAATGTTTCAGGATCAATCAAGGGAGCTGGTATAAGCCTGGGTAGCAATACATCATTTACAGCTGCAACGAATGCATCGGTTAATTTTGGTAGTGGTAATGTCATGTTATCAGGTACCGGTAATAATTTTATACTAAATAATAATGTTGCTTTTACGGCCGGGACGGTTACTGCTGATTTGAATACGAACGACTTCACCCTGGGTTCGAATGATATCTATGATGTGAAAGGATGGAACCTATCGAACTCGTCAAGTCTTGCAAAAAACTTTTCCATTAAGGATGGTGCGGCTGGTAATTTTGGTGACGTGAATTTATCGGGAAATATCACGTTCAATACAGGTAATATGAGTAATCTGACCTTTGGCAATGTCACGTTATCAGGTGCCGGTAATAATTTTATACTAAATAGTAATGTTGCTTTTACGGCCGGAACGGTTACTGCTGATTTGAATATGAACGACTTCATCCTGGGTTCGAATGATATCTATGATGTGAAAGGATGGAATCTATCGAATTCATCAAGTCTAGCCAAGACATTTGCTGTCGCGGATGGTGCTACCGGTAATTTTGGTGACGTGAATTTAACGGGAAATATCGCGTTCAATACAGGTAATATGAGTAATCTGACCTTTGGCAATGTCACGTTATCAGGTACCGGTAATAATTTTATACTAAATAATAATGTTGCTTTTACGGCCGGAACGGTTGCTGCTGATTTGAATGCGAACAATTTCACTTTGGGCTTGAATGATATCTATGATGTGAAAGGATGGAATCTATCGAATTCATCAAGTCTAGCCAAAACATTTGCTGTCGCGGATGGTGCTACCGGTAATTTTGGTGACGTGAATTTAACGGGTATGGTTAACTTTTCTACTGGTTTGGCAAATAATCTTATCTTAGATACAGTAATGTTGAACAAGAATGCATCCATTAATCTGGATGGGACGTATGTCACTGTTCATAACCTGGACATGAGTAATGGTGGTGTCGCAAATCTGAATTATAACAGTGCAGAGTCCAATGTTGTTTCTTTATCCAATGTAATATTGAGCGGTAATGGTCGGATAAAAATCGCACAAAATTCTGAAGTTGATATTGGTTCTCTAACAATGGACGGTGTAAATCCGGGTGTTATAGAATTGGATAATGATGCAGTTTTGAATATCCGTTCAATCAATGCCACCAATGTTGGTACAGATATGCCGACAATCATTATTCATAATGGTGCCCGTGTTATCGTTAATGGTCAACAAATAACAAGGTCAAGTTCTTCAAATGATTTGATTGCTGATTTTAATAATGAAGCCAATGGCGTTTACGAATATCATGGTAGCATTGAAGATGTCGATGGTCATTTGGTGATCAAGAATTTTAAACTCGATGATCATCTGTTATTTGAAAATGATACTGGGTCATCGGATGTTAACACTTTTTATACATGTTATAAGGACGGTATTTTATCCATTATTCACAATGATGGAAAAACATCCAAAACTATTGCCTCTTTTCGTTATGATGCAGGGGACAGCAATCAGGCATTGCCTAATGTAAATATTGTTCGGGGTTCTGATGGTAATTCCTATTTTGATATAACAAAATGCTTTCTATTGGGAACAAACATTCTTACATCTAAAGGTGAAAAACCGGTTGAATCTCTTTCCGTTGGTGATGAGGTTGTGGCTATTTGTAATAATGGAAGGATAAACCGTAAAATTGTTTGGATTGGTAAAACGGATATTTCCGTGGATCAAGGTAAAAATAAAAACGATTTGTATCCAGTTTGTATCAAAGCACACGCATTTGGTCTGAATAAACCGCATCGTGATTTATATTTAACCCCTGAACATACCGTGTATATTGATGGTGGTTTGATTCCTGTCCGTATGTTGGTTAATGGCCGTTCGATTGTTATTGATAAATCCCGGGACAAATTCCAGATTTATCATGTTGAAACAGAACAACACTCGATTTTGCTATCAGAAAATCTGATGACTGAATCTTATTTAAATACAGATGATAAGTATCTATTTGATAACGATATTGTTAATTTCGGTCTGGAGTTTAATGAACATGCAGGTCATAAAAGCTGGGAAAATGACGCAGCTGCACCATTGACTGTTTCCAGAAGCAAGGTTGAACCGATTTGGAATCGTTTGGATCGCAGGGCAACTCAGCTGGGGTATAAACCTATCATAAAAAGAGCGATAACCCGTAATCCTGGTTTATGCCTTATTACTGATAAGGGGAAAAAGATTAAGCCTGTTCATTTCAAGGATAATATTTACAGTTTCTTTATTCCTGATGGTACTTATGTTGTAGCCATGAATTCAAAAACATCTTTACCTTCAGATGTTATTGGACCCTTTATAGATGATAGACGGACACTAGGTGTTTTGGTTTCGAAAATTAGCGTGATTTCTAATAGAACCCTGATTATGTTCCCGACTGATATTTCGGAACTTTCAGGTTGGCATAGCATTGAGCCCGATAGAACAGATCGTTGGACAATGGGATTGGCGCAATTGCCAATTGAGATAACAAGATTTGGCACTGGGAAAAAATTGATCCGGGTTGAGCTGACAGATACAGCTTCTTATTTTGTTGAAGATGATATCAATGAAATGATGAAACTGGCATAA
- a CDS encoding AMP-binding protein: MFDRFIDYVAKVAPDKIAIRSFEGSITFAAMNRDINRLAHALLDVIDNSSEIVAVNYKQVHIHWMLLMALSRIGVASASVSSNSEIAEKEIAILQPDAIISDTLFDIDTAAKIHVLDLNWYDQAMKRFKPDPIYTLYEPDRIVRVSIAAGTSFMRHRIDYTASMIESSVIRMITQEKISWSLMSEIPRYPTLLPTLAFGSFHGFLCYLSIWSIGGTIIMADREQYFAAIAMLSPDLMVISPAQLQLIAENLPEDIPRQDHLRLIVVAGNFPNGLRHFVQQRLTKNLNVTYATSEAGVIASINIDQINHDDTAGWIMPWIDVQVVDDQDHPLTYGEIGNIRIKSPNIVQKFFQNVQDTHKQFKNGWFYPGDLGILNEEGLLRLIGRVDELYNFGGDKFYANKIDAVICSIEGIKDAALFSMPDNDGIQQPWLAIVRGGNFDIDQIARLLEKEFYNLPDVSVLWVNSIPRDEEGHVLRNHLEKLAMQYIETI; encoded by the coding sequence GTGTTTGATCGCTTCATAGATTATGTTGCAAAAGTTGCACCGGATAAAATTGCTATCCGTTCATTCGAAGGCTCAATTACTTTTGCGGCAATGAATAGAGACATAAATCGGCTTGCACATGCTTTATTGGACGTTATTGATAATAGTTCCGAAATTGTGGCTGTTAATTATAAGCAAGTACATATTCACTGGATGCTTTTAATGGCGCTAAGCCGAATTGGTGTCGCTTCAGCGTCAGTGTCCAGTAATAGCGAGATTGCTGAAAAGGAGATTGCTATATTGCAGCCTGATGCAATTATTAGCGATACGCTTTTTGATATTGATACGGCAGCTAAAATACACGTGCTTGATTTGAATTGGTATGATCAGGCCATGAAGCGTTTCAAACCTGATCCCATTTATACGCTCTATGAACCGGATCGTATTGTACGTGTTTCAATTGCGGCTGGAACGTCTTTCATGCGGCATAGAATTGATTATACAGCCTCAATGATTGAATCATCTGTCATAAGGATGATTACCCAGGAAAAAATCAGCTGGTCTCTTATGTCGGAAATTCCGAGATATCCAACATTGCTACCCACATTAGCTTTTGGCAGTTTTCATGGATTTTTATGCTATCTAAGCATCTGGTCAATCGGCGGGACAATTATTATGGCTGATCGCGAGCAGTATTTTGCCGCTATTGCCATGTTGTCACCTGATTTGATGGTTATTTCGCCTGCACAGCTTCAATTGATTGCAGAAAATTTGCCAGAAGATATACCCAGACAGGATCATTTAAGATTAATTGTCGTTGCTGGTAATTTTCCTAATGGTTTACGTCATTTTGTTCAGCAACGTCTGACAAAAAATCTGAATGTTACCTATGCGACAAGTGAGGCAGGGGTTATCGCTTCGATCAATATTGATCAAATCAACCATGATGACACAGCGGGGTGGATCATGCCATGGATTGATGTGCAGGTTGTTGATGATCAAGACCATCCACTAACATATGGTGAGATAGGTAATATCCGAATTAAAAGTCCAAATATCGTACAGAAATTTTTCCAAAATGTTCAGGATACTCATAAACAGTTTAAAAATGGTTGGTTCTATCCCGGCGATTTAGGAATATTGAATGAGGAAGGTCTTTTAAGGCTGATTGGTCGTGTAGATGAACTTTACAATTTTGGAGGTGATAAATTTTACGCTAATAAAATTGACGCAGTCATTTGCAGTATAGAAGGTATAAAAGATGCGGCTCTGTTTTCCATGCCTGATAACGATGGAATTCAGCAACCCTGGTTAGCTATTGTTCGCGGAGGTAATTTTGATATTGATCAAATTGCTAGGCTATTGGAAAAAGAATTTTATAACCTGCCCGATGTAAGTGTCTTATGGGTCAATTCCATTCCGAGGGATGAAGAGGGACATGTATTGCGCAATCATCTAGAAAAGCTGGCAATGCAATATATTGAAACCATTTAA